A segment of the Salinimonas iocasae genome:
AGAGGCTCCTTTTAAAGTCATATTTGATGGTTCTCAGCAGTTGCTGACACATTTCTTCAAAAAGAAGATCGACTCATTAACGGCAGAATAAGAGCAGTGATGAAATATGGAGAGAAAGAGATATGGACTTCATGACACAGATTGTACCCGCTGTAATAGTTATGCTCGCAAATTTGGCTGGCGGGAGTCATGATTCCCCCAAATACGAAATCTGGACCGCAGTATTTGGCTGGACATTTTGCATTTCAATCATATTGAGGTCCGGCCGGTAAAAGCATTGAATTTAGCCACTTCTAACGTAACCGATTGAATATTATGAATTAATCAACCAGCAGTTCAAAAGTCATGGGCTTAACCTGCTTGGTTAGATCCAGCTCAAAACTTCCTAGCCGTCCCAAATGCTCGGTATGATACGGTGAGAATTCGGCCATAATGTCGCGGGTAATATTGTACCCTTCCGACTTCAATTGATTGAACACTTCGGTCATCGCGTTTACGTTGTATAAGATCGCGAAGTTGGCCAGCAAATGATTGTATTTAACGATTTTGCTTTGTTCGTGTCTCAAGTTTGCAGGAATTTTCCCGCCATTAGCAAAAAACAACCACCGGGCAAACTCATTGAACTCTTCGCTCTTACAGGTCGCTGCCTGGATTGTTTTGCGCAGATCAACGTCGGTAATGTATTCCAGCAAAAACATGGTTCTGACCACGCGCCCGAGTTCACGGAACGCAAAGTACAGCTTGTTTTTCCGGTTCTTGGTGCCGAACCGGCGCAGGATTGTCGAAGCGGTGATTTTCCCTGCTTTAACTGACATGGCCGTTCGCATCATATCCGCATAGTGCTTTTCAATGAGATCCCACTTGATCGGCTCCTTGAACAAAGACTGAATATGCTTGAGTACCATGGAGCGATCAGGCTTATAAAAGCTGAGATCTTTGATATTTCGGATACGGGGCATGAGCTTTATGCCCAGCAAGTACGCCAGGCCAAAGACGGGTGTGGATTGCGCCTGTGTATCGCCGTGAACGGTGTCCGGATTAAAATCAGATTCATCGTTGAGTAGGCCGTCCAAGATATAAATCGCCTCGTAGACACCGCAGGGAATAAACCGGCTGAACAATGCAATATAGGTGTCCGAGACGTGGTAATAGGCAATGCCGCCATAGCTGCCATACCGAATATGGTATTCAGATAGCAAATTATCTTCGTAGAGATCCCAAAGCTTTCCATCAGCGGACACACTGCTGCCTGATCCCCAACACTCAATGAGCCGGTATTTCTTATACTCGCTATTGATCTTCGCAATAGCTTTATCGAGACGCGCTTCCGTCGTGCGTTTTAAGTTAAGCCAGGCGACTTGCTTGCGAGAAACGCCCTGCACAGATCGCACGGTTTCGGTGGGACCAATGTTGGTACCGTAACAAAACACGGTCAGGACAAAACGTAACTCCGGGTCGCTGATACGTGATTCGAAGCCCGACAACGGGCCAAAATGTTTATTCAGGTTCAGCCACTTTTCGACATTGATAATCACATCAAGCAGGTTGATTTTGTCCAACCGATCGCGCAAAAGCGCTCCAATTTCTTCGACTTCAGGTAAGGGTTGATCAGGTTTTGGTTTACCGATAATCAGATTCCCGTTTTCAATACGAACCAGTTCGTCCTCCGGGAATTGGCTGTCAGCTTTCCGGCAGCTCGTTTCCATGGACTTCTTCAGCGTTGTTGTAAATTCAGTATCACCGGCGACGAGCCCTACCTCCTCGCAATAGGTAGGCAACTGCGCTTCGTATTCTTCCCAGGTGATCATCTGCTCCCGGTAATCATCGAAGGTTTCACTGTAGGGAATGAACAAGTCACCGGTACTTAGTTCTTCAGCGATCCGTTCAAACACACACAGCTCAAAACAGGTTTTATTAACCTCCGACACCTGTGCTGATTTGGTTGATTTTCCCGTGACTAATTTCCACCAGCTTTCGCGAATCCAGCGAATATTAATGACATTTCTGGAAGAGGGATCGTTCGGATCGCTTTGAATTGACAGGAACTCCGTGCGACGCTTTTTGTGCGTCAAAATAAACTGGAACGCATTGAGCAAGTCCTTGTCTTCCGTGGCCGATGCCAGGTTGAGTATTTCAATCGTACGAAACAAGGTGGATCGTTGCTTTTTATAGAGTCGAACCATAAACGGCAAATAGTTGTTGCCTGCGAATGCCATATATTGTTCGCACATTTGCATTAGCTGATCACTGTTCTTTCCCAGTATCGGATCAAAAGCTGCCACCGAATCGGGTTTATCAAGATACACCTTGACCATCCCAGACAACACAGAAATCAAATGATCGGTTTGCTTTTGATGGTCTGCAAGGTACTTCTCCAACAGCTTCTGCGCCGAGCGATCCATTTTTAACAACATCTTGATAAAAATATCGGCGGCGTTATCCAGTGTTTGTGCGTATTGGTGCCGGATTAAAACGATGACGAGTGCGAGTCGCTTGTTCAGCTTTAGTTTCATCAATTCGGCGTAATCCAGGACCTTGGCCTCGTTGATAAACTGCTGGTGTTTAACTGGCGGCAACCCCAAATCCGTGGGCAAAAGTGTTTGCAGGGATGTAAGCCATTCCAGGTATTGGATGTACGCATGGATATTGCGAGGGGTCGGGCGTTTGGGTTCATTTTTCAGCGTGCTCCAACCAAAACCATTCAGTCCTGTGCTAGATCGAAGAATATCGTTGATGCATTGGCGACTTTCAGACTCTAAAAAGCCACACAATTGATCGTAATACCGAGTGTTGACTTCGGCCCTGGCCGCCTGACATATCCGCTCAAGTACACTGAACGCCGGTAACTCGTATCGCTCTTTGACCAAATATTCCAACGTGACATTGATGATATCCGGTAATGCTTCTTTGGTAGTCGCTGCCTCAAGTGCCCAAATCTGTGCCAATTCAGAGGTCTTGGCCGCATCGTAGGCTTTTATATTAAGATGGCGCCGAATCAGCTTTACGTGACGATCCTTCGCGCCCGATGTGTAATAGGTTTGGGGATCCTTCAGTGTCACCCGCGAACGGCACTGATTTTTAATGTGCGTGATGATCACCTTTGGTATTTCACCCAGGTTTACGAACCGGCCCAATCGCTGCGTGATTTTTAGCTGAATCAGGAGCCCCAAAAAGAATGCGCTGGTTCGTTTACAGTGACGCAGTGCAAACTTCTGATCTTCCGGCGTAGGTGTATAGACATCCCCTAACTCATCTTCGGTGATATCAGATTTAATTCGTGGATAAGCTGTCTGATAGATAGCGGCCATCGACTTAAATTTTCTCTGATAGATGCATTATTGTGTAAAAGCATCGCGTTATAGTTATCAGGTTTCTAGTCGTCATTTGGATATGCCTAGATTACTCGCAAGTGGCTTTCATTGCTTTATTCCTTGTGATGGCCTGCCATTACGTCGCCTGAATTGAGATGCCAAGCATTTTGAACAATCGCAAACAACAGTAATACCAACGCCAACAGCAACAGTTCGGTTTGATACACATTGACCGCATACTGAATTTTGAGACCCATACCAGAAACAGCGGAAGGAAACAAAATGGCGATAAAACTTAAGATGGTCGGCAGCAGCGGGGTACAACACAACAGGGGGCTTACAATCCCGATAACTATGCCGCCCGCCGCTGGTGCCGTTCTGCAATGGGTCTTCTTGCGTATCAGTTGAACCCATAAATTGATGAGAACGCTCTCCAGCGTTGCGAACAAAAACGCAAATAGCGCGATTCTCAGATTAAGATGTGCAAAAGAACGCAAGCCAATATCGGAACCCAGTTCATGCGCTGGCAGGACAACCAAGTGGACGACCAGCACCAGACTAAAGAGGATCGCGGTACGCCGTTTTGAGTGAGAATCCTGAACCGGCGATTGAAATGCATACACTACAAGTGACCAGAGGCGTTTTATAGAGTTTGTAGCGCGCTTCACTATCGCATTCATTCT
Coding sequences within it:
- a CDS encoding Tn3 family transposase translates to MAAIYQTAYPRIKSDITEDELGDVYTPTPEDQKFALRHCKRTSAFFLGLLIQLKITQRLGRFVNLGEIPKVIITHIKNQCRSRVTLKDPQTYYTSGAKDRHVKLIRRHLNIKAYDAAKTSELAQIWALEAATTKEALPDIINVTLEYLVKERYELPAFSVLERICQAARAEVNTRYYDQLCGFLESESRQCINDILRSSTGLNGFGWSTLKNEPKRPTPRNIHAYIQYLEWLTSLQTLLPTDLGLPPVKHQQFINEAKVLDYAELMKLKLNKRLALVIVLIRHQYAQTLDNAADIFIKMLLKMDRSAQKLLEKYLADHQKQTDHLISVLSGMVKVYLDKPDSVAAFDPILGKNSDQLMQMCEQYMAFAGNNYLPFMVRLYKKQRSTLFRTIEILNLASATEDKDLLNAFQFILTHKKRRTEFLSIQSDPNDPSSRNVINIRWIRESWWKLVTGKSTKSAQVSEVNKTCFELCVFERIAEELSTGDLFIPYSETFDDYREQMITWEEYEAQLPTYCEEVGLVAGDTEFTTTLKKSMETSCRKADSQFPEDELVRIENGNLIIGKPKPDQPLPEVEEIGALLRDRLDKINLLDVIINVEKWLNLNKHFGPLSGFESRISDPELRFVLTVFCYGTNIGPTETVRSVQGVSRKQVAWLNLKRTTEARLDKAIAKINSEYKKYRLIECWGSGSSVSADGKLWDLYEDNLLSEYHIRYGSYGGIAYYHVSDTYIALFSRFIPCGVYEAIYILDGLLNDESDFNPDTVHGDTQAQSTPVFGLAYLLGIKLMPRIRNIKDLSFYKPDRSMVLKHIQSLFKEPIKWDLIEKHYADMMRTAMSVKAGKITASTILRRFGTKNRKNKLYFAFRELGRVVRTMFLLEYITDVDLRKTIQAATCKSEEFNEFARWLFFANGGKIPANLRHEQSKIVKYNHLLANFAILYNVNAMTEVFNQLKSEGYNITRDIMAEFSPYHTEHLGRLGSFELDLTKQVKPMTFELLVD